A genomic region of Eucalyptus grandis isolate ANBG69807.140 chromosome 5, ASM1654582v1, whole genome shotgun sequence contains the following coding sequences:
- the LOC120293182 gene encoding heavy metal-associated isoprenylated plant protein 47-like, which yields MKIVMKVEMNCGKCRTKALQIATQADGAEFVGFDEERQDELVVTGKGVDAVKIVGALRKKVGKTRLISVEDDVTEPKA from the exons atgaagaTCGTGATGAAGGTAGAGATGAACTGCGGGAAGTGCAGGACCAAGGCATTGCAGATCGCTACTCAAGCAGATG GTGCGGAATTCGTGGGGTTCGACGAGGAGCGTCAGGACGAATTGGTCGTGACAGGGAAAGGAGTTGATGCTGTGAAGATTGTGGGAGCATTGAGGAAGAAGGTTGGGAAGACGAGGCTGATAAGCGTTGAGGATGATGTGACGGAGCCTAAAGCTTAG